From Verrucomicrobia bacterium S94, the proteins below share one genomic window:
- a CDS encoding mannose-1-phosphate guanyltransferase — MAGRYAVIMAGGKGERFWPLSTSKHPKQLLALVGKKPLIAQAVERLEGLVPPENVFVVTNADLVDVTREAAPLLPPENIVGEPVGRDTAAAVACGGALVKAKDENGVFAVLTADQVMGDLDVFSNTLKGGMDLAEANDILVTIGIRPTYPATGFGYIESGADFQTAEGVEFKNAARFVEKPDEATAAEYLETGKFFWNSGMFIWSVPALEKAFGAHCPEMRELMNTLSGYAADGKIIEGMDATYPNLGKISVDYALMEKADNIVMACGTFYWDDVGAWPALESHFDQDAQGNTPIGTVETLDAENNIILSKDHLTAVIGVKDLIVVQAEGVTLVCPKDRAQDIKKMVVALREKGSYDELL; from the coding sequence ATGGCAGGACGTTATGCAGTGATTATGGCAGGTGGAAAGGGTGAGCGCTTCTGGCCGCTCAGTACCTCCAAACATCCGAAACAGCTGTTGGCACTGGTTGGCAAAAAACCATTGATTGCGCAGGCGGTGGAACGTCTGGAAGGGTTGGTTCCGCCGGAAAATGTTTTTGTTGTAACCAATGCCGATCTGGTCGATGTCACGCGAGAAGCTGCGCCGTTGCTGCCGCCGGAAAACATTGTCGGAGAGCCGGTGGGGCGCGATACCGCTGCGGCAGTGGCCTGCGGTGGTGCGCTGGTAAAAGCCAAAGATGAAAACGGCGTTTTTGCAGTACTCACGGCCGATCAGGTGATGGGTGATCTTGACGTTTTTTCCAATACGCTGAAAGGCGGGATGGACCTTGCCGAAGCGAACGATATTCTGGTTACGATCGGCATTCGGCCGACCTATCCCGCGACTGGTTTCGGCTATATTGAATCCGGTGCAGATTTTCAGACCGCTGAAGGTGTGGAGTTCAAAAATGCGGCGCGCTTTGTCGAAAAACCGGATGAAGCGACTGCCGCTGAATATCTCGAAACCGGAAAGTTTTTCTGGAATTCCGGCATGTTTATCTGGTCTGTTCCTGCCTTGGAAAAAGCATTCGGTGCCCATTGTCCGGAAATGCGCGAACTGATGAATACACTCTCCGGCTACGCTGCCGATGGAAAAATTATTGAAGGTATGGATGCCACGTATCCGAACCTGGGAAAAATCTCCGTTGATTATGCTCTGATGGAAAAAGCCGATAATATTGTCATGGCCTGCGGTACGTTCTATTGGGACGATGTCGGTGCCTGGCCGGCACTCGAGAGCCATTTTGATCAGGATGCACAAGGCAACACGCCGATCGGAACGGTGGAAACACTTGATGCTGAAAACAACATTATCCTCTCTAAAGATCACCTGACTGCCGTGATCGGAGTGAAAGACCTGATTGTCGTTCAGGCCGAAGGGGTAACACTCGTGTGCCCGAAAGACCGTGCTCAGGACATCAAAAAAATGGTTGTTGCCCTGCGCGAAAAAGGGTCGTACGACGAACTGCTTTAG
- a CDS encoding tryptophan synthase subunit alpha: MKKTRVDHRFADLRKQGKKGFVAYLAAGDPNLQDTVDIVLRLEDAGVDVVELGLPFSDPLADGRVNQEAATRALEAGATFEGVMACISKIRERSEIPMIFYAYMNPLLARGFGKSIEMAAQSGIDGFLLLDLPQEEAKPYKGALKQNGLNGIQLVTPTTPDDRIQKIVKQADGFIYCVSREGVTGVQDSIAEGAGALVERIRSYTELPVALGFGIGTPEQAREAAGLADAVVVGSAIVNAFHHNPHTAEGRADAAAFVKTMVDAVKEV, translated from the coding sequence ATGAAAAAAACCAGAGTTGATCACCGGTTTGCTGATCTCCGTAAACAGGGTAAAAAAGGGTTTGTAGCTTATCTGGCGGCAGGCGATCCAAACCTGCAGGACACCGTAGATATTGTACTGCGTCTTGAAGATGCGGGCGTTGATGTTGTTGAACTCGGGCTCCCGTTTTCCGACCCGCTGGCTGATGGACGTGTGAACCAGGAGGCTGCCACCCGGGCTTTGGAAGCCGGGGCTACTTTTGAGGGGGTTATGGCGTGTATTTCAAAGATCCGTGAGCGCTCTGAAATCCCCATGATCTTTTATGCCTACATGAATCCGCTGCTGGCACGCGGATTCGGGAAATCCATTGAAATGGCGGCGCAATCCGGCATTGACGGCTTTCTACTGCTGGATCTTCCGCAAGAGGAGGCTAAACCGTATAAAGGGGCACTGAAACAAAACGGTCTTAATGGAATTCAGCTGGTAACACCGACGACGCCGGATGATCGGATTCAGAAAATTGTTAAACAGGCTGACGGATTTATCTATTGCGTGTCTCGTGAAGGGGTGACCGGTGTACAGGATTCCATTGCGGAAGGGGCAGGTGCGCTGGTAGAGCGGATCAGAAGTTATACTGAGCTTCCCGTCGCGCTTGGATTCGGAATCGGGACGCCGGAGCAGGCGCGTGAAGCTGCCGGACTGGCTGATGCCGTGGTGGTGGGCAGTGCCATTGTAAATGCTTTTCATCATAATCCGCACACTGCTGAAGGCCGGGCTGATGCTGCAGCTTTTGTTAAAACAATGGTCGATGCGGTAAAAGAAGTTTAG
- a CDS encoding biopolymer transporter ExbD: protein MDLMQHYEESPLKLEIASLIDVVFLLLIYFMVTASLIKKEADIGFMLPANVAVEDMQEIPVEVLIEITRDGTVQVEGMRFSYDDRELQDLVVQIAGLKEIAASQKSPFFVNVLPHADALHRRIIDVMDACAAAGVNSLTFSKSM, encoded by the coding sequence ATGGATTTAATGCAACATTATGAAGAAAGTCCGCTGAAGCTTGAAATTGCTTCGCTGATTGACGTGGTGTTCCTGCTGCTCATCTACTTTATGGTGACGGCGTCACTGATTAAGAAAGAGGCGGATATCGGCTTTATGCTCCCCGCCAATGTGGCGGTCGAGGATATGCAGGAAATTCCTGTTGAAGTGCTGATAGAAATCACGCGCGACGGAACGGTGCAGGTGGAAGGCATGCGCTTTTCATATGATGACCGTGAGTTGCAGGATCTGGTGGTACAGATTGCCGGTTTGAAAGAAATCGCTGCATCACAGAAATCTCCGTTTTTTGTGAATGTGTTGCCGCATGCAGATGCGCTTCATCGCCGTATCATTGATGTTATGGACGCCTGTGCCGCCGCTGGAGTCAACAGCCTGACCTTCAGTAAATCGATGTAA
- a CDS encoding biopolymer transporter ExbD codes for MKLVQKDSEDLELDMSPMIDMVFLLLIFFIVASQIIDEKPKVDIPAAAYGKVPEDTTGRLMISVTKDEKYFIGADPEPKDIDQIKETIEQWLEADPDLRILIRADGDVKYKVNEKITIACAEVGAQDLIYSVFEE; via the coding sequence ATGAAACTCGTACAGAAAGATTCAGAAGATCTAGAGCTGGATATGTCGCCAATGATCGACATGGTGTTCCTGCTCCTGATTTTCTTCATCGTCGCCTCACAGATCATCGACGAAAAACCGAAGGTCGACATTCCTGCGGCCGCTTATGGTAAAGTGCCGGAGGATACAACCGGCCGTCTGATGATCTCCGTGACCAAGGATGAAAAATATTTCATCGGTGCAGATCCGGAGCCGAAGGACATTGACCAGATCAAGGAAACGATCGAACAATGGCTTGAAGCTGATCCCGACCTGCGCATTCTTATTCGCGCCGACGGCGACGTGAAATACAAGGTTAATGAAAAGATCACTATTGCGTGTGCCGAAGTCGGTGCGCAGGATCTGATCTATTCGGTATTTGAGGAGTAG